One segment of Deinococcus multiflagellatus DNA contains the following:
- a CDS encoding FKBP-type peptidyl-prolyl cis-trans isomerase: MTADAGGLKVEKYHEGHGAPAQTGKMVRVHYTGTLENGQKFDSSRDRGEPIEFPLGVGYVIQGWDQGIAQLRVGDKAKLTIPAHLGYGAAGVPGVIPGGATLIFDVELVDVR, encoded by the coding sequence ATGACCGCTGACGCAGGTGGACTGAAAGTCGAGAAATACCATGAGGGCCACGGCGCCCCCGCCCAGACCGGCAAGATGGTGCGGGTGCACTACACCGGCACGCTGGAAAACGGCCAGAAGTTCGACAGCAGCCGCGACCGGGGCGAACCGATTGAGTTCCCGCTGGGCGTGGGCTACGTGATTCAGGGCTGGGACCAGGGCATTGCGCAGCTGCGCGTGGGCGACAAGGCCAAACTGACCATTCCTGCCCACCTGGGCTACGGCGCAGCGGGCGTACCCGGCGTGATTCCCGGCGGCGCCACGCTGATCTTTGACGTGGAACTGGTGGACGTGCGCTAA
- a CDS encoding DeoR/GlpR family DNA-binding transcription regulator, with the protein MIESRRSEILSLVHRHGELPVAELSKLLGVSEVTVRSDLKALAEAGQVRRTRGSVRPPLELRRESPLEQTRHEHSAAKRRIGRAAAALVRDGETVFLDVGSTTTEVARALSPTLQGVTVVTNGLNIALELERLSGVRVIVTGGTLRPLQHSLVSPYALDVLKHIHADRLFLGCNGVHPEHGVTNANHEEAEVKRLMVAQAREVVVVADHSKLGQVSRAHIAPIGGVSALITNRRGPEPPPGLGGAVRELHLV; encoded by the coding sequence TTGATCGAATCGCGCAGAAGCGAGATTCTCTCGCTTGTTCATCGCCACGGCGAATTGCCCGTTGCGGAACTTTCGAAACTGCTGGGCGTTTCGGAAGTCACGGTGCGCAGCGACCTGAAAGCCCTGGCCGAAGCGGGGCAGGTGCGCCGCACCCGGGGCAGCGTGCGCCCGCCACTGGAACTGCGCCGCGAGTCGCCACTCGAACAGACGCGGCACGAGCACAGCGCCGCCAAACGCCGCATCGGCCGCGCGGCGGCGGCCCTGGTGCGCGACGGTGAAACGGTCTTTCTGGATGTGGGCAGCACCACCACCGAGGTCGCCCGCGCCCTGTCGCCCACGCTGCAGGGGGTCACCGTGGTCACCAACGGCCTGAACATCGCCCTGGAACTGGAACGCCTCAGCGGCGTGCGGGTGATCGTCACGGGCGGCACGCTGCGCCCGCTGCAGCACTCGCTGGTCAGCCCCTACGCGCTGGACGTCCTGAAACACATTCACGCCGACCGCCTGTTTCTGGGCTGCAACGGCGTGCACCCCGAACACGGCGTCACCAACGCCAACCACGAGGAAGCCGAGGTCAAACGCCTGATGGTGGCCCAGGCCCGGGAGGTGGTGGTGGTGGCCGACCACAGCAAGCTGGGGCAGGTGAGCCGCGCGCACATTGCACCTATTGGCGGCGTCTCGGCGCTGATCACCAACCGCCGGGGCCCCGAACCCCCCCCGGGCCTGGGCGGCGCGGTGCGCGAGTTGCACCTCGTCTGA